CCTCGGCCGCGAACACATCGACCTCGTGGGACAGCGACGTCGATGTCGAGCCAGATCCCCCGGACTGGAGCCAGGGCGTCGCCGAGGACGTTCTCGCGCGCCTCAGTGATGCTGAGAAAAAGCGGCAGGAAGTCATCAATGGTTCGTGCATTAAGAACCACGCTTGCTATGAAACTGTTTTAACGACACATTCTCgtgtaatcccttaaaaaaattaggattttttaaaaaataaaactaacaTATAGGGCgaaaaatctttttggtattgattCAGATATATTTTAAGATGATAATATAGCTTTTTTTATTGTGTTTTTCTCCGGTGCAGTCTTAAATAAATAGCTATAACATGTACATAAATACGAAATAAATAATTGACggatttcaaaaattctttcgGGATTCTTTTCGTAAATGAACTCGCTATCGTATTACTAACTTTCATAAATTTCGGTCAACTCAACTTGATCTTATTCAGTGTAAAAAATTACCGGCTTCAAGGCACTTTTACTAAAATATGTACCAATCATCGAATTGTCATTATTCTGCAGTAACAATTGGTAATACGATGACCAtactcatatattttaagaaaaactttcgatttttgatttcagataagcCTATCTGGAAATATCATGAACACCGTCAGATATAAGGATAATAtcggagaaaaaaatatttttcttatcatcttaaaatatgtataaattaatgTCAAAAAGACTTTTTACCTTATCtgttacagttttctttaaTGATAAGAAAAAACATCTTCGAGATCAATTTGCAACCTCGCCAATCACAAGTCTGTGTCTAACGCTTGGGCGGCGGATAGCTTGACTGCACATTGGATCCAGGGTCCGTTTTCACTTATAACTACATTGATACACGCCTCGGGATAAGCTCTTACATTTGCATTAGACTCTGATCTTGGTGCGACTTAAAATCCTTGACactttaaaaagtaatactaatgGTAACTAACAGGTATGATGGAATATTCAGGGTGGAACAACATGGCCCCGATGTCCATCTAGCAAGGGTTAAATCTGTGGGTCACTTTTAGATCGTGACAGGATCAGATTAATAGAGAAGCTCTTTCCGAGGTGTGCATGAATGAAATTGTGGATGAAAATAGACACTGCATCCATCGTCCAAGGGTTAAGAGAAGAGTTATTTAAACTTTAATTGCCTTGTTCTTCATTCATACCGGCCTTCGCGTTTCTTTCCTTGCTACTAAATGCTGATAATCTCTACTAAAGTGGCGATTTATAATATGAAATGCAATTATGGGGACTTCTACCTATCTTCTCTGTTGATGAATTCTGTGGAAGCATTGTAACAAGCCTTGCTCTCTTCTTTCAGAACTGTTCCACACAGAACGATCCCACGTGCGGGCGTTGAGAGTTCTGTCGTACGTCTTCCACAAGCCGCTCCTGGAATCACAAGTACTTCCGTTAGACCAAATACAATTACTGTTCTCCAACCTGGACGAGATGGTGACGATACACTCGCGGTTCAATCAGTCGATGAAgcgaaagaagaaggagaaccCATGCGTGGGCGACGTCGGCGAACTGCTCCTGGACATGTTCGACGGGGAGAGCGGGGAGGCGTTCGAGAGGGCTGCCTCCACCTACTGCGCGAAACAGCAGGTGGCATTGGACGCGCTGAGAGATCGTCGTCGCAGGGATCCGAAGTTGAACTCGTTCCTGAACGAGATCGAAGCGAATCCCCTCTGTCGAAGGCTACAGCTCAAGGACCATATCGTGACGGGCATGCTCAGACTGACCAAGTATCCCCTTCTGTTCGAGAACCTGGCCAAGTACACGCCGGAGAGCAACGAGAAAGAGAGGGCCGCGGTTCTGCGGAACTTGGATCGCAGCAAGGAGATTCTCAGCCGTGTGAATCAGGCGGTCCGTGAGGCGGAGGACTACCAGAGGCTGGCCGAGATCCAGCGTACCATCGACAGGTCCGCCTTCGACAAGTTCGACCACCCTACCGTTCAGGAGTTCAAGAACCTGGACATCACCAAGCGCAAACTGATCTATGAGGGGCCGTTGCAATGGCGCAGGACCGAGCAGAACCGAGCGAAGCCCGTCGATCTGCACGTGGTGCTACTCGACGACACGATATTCCTGCTGCACCGACAGGACGAGAAGTACCTGCTGAAGTTTATCAACACGAATCAAGCCAACTCCGTGCTCAGCCCTATCGTGAAGGTGTCCACCGTTCTGGTCAGACACAATGCCGTGGACAAGAATTCGCTTTATCTTGTCAACACGTCGCAGAACGGGGCACAGATATACGAGCTGGTGGCAGCCTCGCCCTCGGAGCGTAAACTCTGGTGCAAGCATATATCAGAGGCGGCTGAAGCGTACAAGGCTCGTGATAAACAAGGTAGAAGACCCACTCCACCCACTACACTGCCAGAGGAGCCTGGACCTACGATCGAGGACCCCGTCTCGACGGAACATGACAATATTCCTGATAAGACGGAACAGGAACAGGAGCTAGAGCTGGAACCGAAAGACCCCGCGCAAGATACGAGCGTGGAACAGGAAGGGGAAACACCTAATAATACTCCTACGCCTGATTCTTCGATGCttgaacaaacgaagcaacagcAACAATCACCACCAgcacaacagcagcagcaacaacaacaacagccgcagcagcaacagcagcaacaacagcaacaacagcaacaacagcaacatcCACCTGAATCTTCTACAGCGGGTcttttaccatttttctaaaagtTATTTGCAAATTATGCGTATATTATTCTTCAAGTTTTTTTGTACGGTGTGTTTTCTGTTTAGGTATAGGAGAACCACTGCGAATGGTCACCTGTACGCAAGTGTCATTAATAGATCCGCTTGAAGTGCACATAGAAGTACCACCTGTTCATGTTGCTGAACCAGTGCTTACACCCATAGGTATATACATTTGTCACTGTTTTAATGTGTGATATGAAACGATAATGATTATTTCATGTGAATTTTCAGAGTGTCTCAGGAGGAAGGATGAAATAATTAAGCAAGCTTTGATTGAGAAGCAACTATTGGTAGCAGATATCTTGAATATCCCAAAAGAAGATTTCGAGCATGTAGCTGACATGGCGTCTGAGCCATCAAGCATAGAGAAGGAGCCTGCTGAACTTATACTCGCTGCTATTAGTCAAGGTACACTTTTCTAACAATATTAAATCATTACTAACAATAATGTATATATTACATGATATTCCACGTTGCATTCATTTTTCAGAAGCCTTTCTCGTATTTCCATGTGGCAATTAATTCTTTACTTTCAGCGAATCAATTGGTAGGAATGTTAAATTCCGTGTTGAACGTGAGCGAAACGGAAACAGTTCTCGCATCGCGTGGATCATCGGTGCTGACAACGCCACCAAACTGCGAAGCGACTGGTTGTCCATCGCCGCGAATGCATCTTCACCCCCAACAACCGGCTGTACCGGTTGCAACCTTGCAACCAATCTGTCACTCTCTAACTTCTCAATTGTCCCAGTTACTGGTAAGGATTCCTCCTCTACGGATAACTGCTTCTCTACTACAATGAGAAGTCTGCTTAAAActtagaaaatgaaatgattttgtcgtaaagaaattttattctccAATGTAATATATGTTCCACGGGTTGTGTTAATGTCTGTAAAGAAATAATGCCCTGTAAATTTCAGGAAATTATAAAAGAGAGAGACGAGGAACGGGAGAGGTTGAGGAAGGAACTGCGGAGAAGCAGAGAACGTCTTCACGCTCTCGATGTGGACATACAGCGTCGTGAATTTTCTGAAACATGCACCACTTCGAACCAAACACAAACGGAACCTGGTTAGTTCctcattttttctttcaatttttcggaACGAAGGTTTATTGTACTTGTGTACCGTGTatgtacactagggtggcttttatttcctcgtggtgaattttttttctcaagattttcttcgcgacaccccccagaatagttccaaataataaaaaaaaatctgtgtaaagtttgaaccCAATCGGATAACGGGGAAAGGTGCCCttgggcccttgaacatttaaataattatttaacagctcacaagcTGCCACGAATAAAATTCGGAAGTCGaaaataaaagccaccctaatgtacaccATGCGATTAACGGAAGTAGCAATAAGTTAACAGTTTATTCTCTTATAGGTGACATTTTGAACAAGGAAAGCAGTGTCGACGATTCCACTCGAGACGTAAGAAACTGTTTAGTCTGGCTTTCTGATTGTTTAAGTACTAACGAACTGTGCTATTACTAATTTTAGTGGAACTCTAGTTTGTAATCTCTTTTACTATTCCACATATTCTCAGTTTATTCCCGTATTTTAAGCTAAACGTTATGTTAACAGGAATTTGTAGACGCGCGTGGTGAATGCGAGACGAACGACGAGGCAGAGCACACAGAACACGAAACGGAAACAGAAGTAATGGGAGACAGTGTCGGTTGATACGACACCAACTCGTAATATATGAAACAATGTCGACCTGGTGCATTTCACGAGCACGAACGTTTTCGAATGCTCATACTGGATGAAATCAAAATTATGTAAAGAACAAAAACAAGTGACAAATGGCGAGTAGCTGTTTATGGaatacaataatattatatacatatttacagaaTCATGGGTCAATGATTAATCATGCCTTTGCCAAAGATTTTATGTAACTGGATTTACGTGGCGCAGCTATTTCGCGCGTCACACTACGTCAATGACTAGAAACTATACATGAATTTTAGATGGGGAATAGTATAGCAATGCACGTTCTGAAATGATAGGCAGGAATCGTGTCTAGAGGGTTATAAGGTTTCCTCGAGTAGGTTGCTAAATCTACAGAACACTATACCCCTCTAAATTAGCAACATGAACGAGGATCTTTTCGCTTCTCGCAGACAAAGTCCTCCGGCATGCATTATTTGAGAATTTATAGTGCTATACTACTCCGGCGATATCTATTATTGTATAAAAGTTGTTACACCGTGTCTCGAAAGACATCGATTTCTATAACGTATTGTTTTATATATAACATCAATTTGTATACCCAAATTATTTCCCTCGAGATGCTTTTAGGAATCCGTGGTCCACTCTCTGCGAACAAGTTACTTCGAGAACACTTAATTGCTAGCGCATTTTATACGAAGGAAATATTCACGCAGAGGTTGTATGCGTTTAGAACGGTTTAGTTGTTCACCCGATGAAACATAATGTTTGTGATTTACCACGGTACGCCGTATATCCGAAACCAACTGTGTTGTTACCATAAACGGTTCGATAATCGTGAAACATAAATTGCATTTATGCGGAGAACATAATCAACAAGTGTATGTCGACATTTAGCGGATATAAAGAAGGGAAGAATGCAGAGCACATTATATAGATGCTATAAATTCTAAGCTGTACTACGTTCGTTCTGTGGAAATATGCTTAGCGAGCGACCACTGCagagtaataataattttcgacGCAGTATTATTACGCGATGCACTACCAACGCGTTCATCTTGCATACTTGTATACAGCGACCAAATGTTCAGGATATTAAATTCACAGGTGGCAAATATCAATTGGCTTCCAAACTAAGTATATTGGAGTAactaagaaaagaaaagaaaaacgttCTAGTAGTgatattttctatttcgaagtctaatattataaaatacgtCTCACGTTCTGTTTGCACCGCGATGTAAAGGGGAACGGGGAGGCAAGAAATGTGTTTGAGGAACCGAGGAGCAATTCTAATTGTCTGCCTTGCTTAACTCATTCGTTGCTTTTGTTATTAAAGGAATTGCTGTCTTCAAGTATTATTCTCATCATTTATACCAACGCTATTTCAGTAATTATGATCGATCCAACGTAACTTAAACCAGTTTTGAAATGAGATTAATTCAAAACCTAGTACTAGAATCATCGAGTATATTAAGCGTACTTcgattttctatatttttattgatgTAGTTTAAATTAACTGCAATTTGGTGACAGTGGATACCGCAAGTGCACTCAAATGTTTTAATCGCCTTTACTTTCAGAAACCTACTATTCCTTTTAAAGATGGGAAATCatgaaattgttgaaaatttctGTAGTATTAATACAATGTATTAATATTGTGCAATGTACTCTTGCATCGCATTGTTCTTGTACAATGCATTAGTACAGTGTATTATCGTTAATAGTGCTATTGATCTCTCAAACATTATTTTCATTCGACTCCTGCTTCTTCCAATCTTTCTAACTTTAGGAAACATcagatttaaaaaactgaaggacTTACATCAAATTCGGTGAATCTAACTTCGGAAGAATTAATGATTCCAAGATCATTGTTTTACGTTTTTAACAAGAAAATTGCGATAATATTCAAACACCTGCTCGAATCGAA
This portion of the Andrena cerasifolii isolate SP2316 chromosome 9, iyAndCera1_principal, whole genome shotgun sequence genome encodes:
- the Rhogef2 gene encoding rho guanine nucleotide exchange factor 2 isoform X4; the protein is MKTPTTYDLRQAWKKARARPCSASTQVVLTVQQKPVATSSVATTATGLQVGLAGGQHQRPVSLSASTTMVSPSQPATFLHRASTAPAGAQCNARITGPQPVDHEKKRQLETQRVHTFQLMLEKEQSYVDKLRSELAKAGTGSGNVNIVTLQAELAGAERRVRTLQEQLTAITTNEQFSQGANLGSSNSLNKHQRTKSSPEQLGTTTISPSEASRRLIASESMNDLSPPRHVRHSDIDIDEIPHITPPGTPPPPYPVASPGNDTSNSTINDTLLNESIPGLPTLQQPIMSMEDDDMSDQEVGQLEDHGPFKSLSRLWEHHAHLAVFINYVLSNSDPSSLLFYLVTDLYKEGNAKEMRKWAYEIHSSFLVPGAPLRLHNVDENVAHEIDDVLLKESDKEEILRKIFWKARIRAKEELNEQLADFQQKRTAGLGTLFGPSDTHLDESISDKTRETKIIETYLLPKMEPYLDDIEKEHVDLRQFTTAAGLATILTKIFQVRPVSLDRVPTFVAKDKSNLKARLLTGKTRKMTIRGHHFVAHQYFTITYCNHCQLIIGGIGPQGYLCSDCSLSVHRQCVRVVEENCPGPLVRKERGNDRISKLMERIRPERKPPSSHHHHHSQNHMLHVDKVKKSEEDGGALTDGENGEVRGGGVAGNARSSSERGRISAYSGASDHADNMDNPSSREDISEMVQQHISSKPKTSNINRSESYKERIHHKRQLREKRKTSDPNLSKTKAGFSDCEPSGTFPGNSAGSSSNSSLSTRSLDSPSTSLEQVHPATSAANTSTSWDSDVDVEPDPPDWSQGVAEDVLARLSDAEKKRQEVINELFHTERSHVRALRVLSYVFHKPLLESQVLPLDQIQLLFSNLDEMVTIHSRFNQSMKRKKKENPCVGDVGELLLDMFDGESGEAFERAASTYCAKQQVALDALRDRRRRDPKLNSFLNEIEANPLCRRLQLKDHIVTGMLRLTKYPLLFENLAKYTPESNEKERAAVLRNLDRSKEILSRVNQAVREAEDYQRLAEIQRTIDRSAFDKFDHPTVQEFKNLDITKRKLIYEGPLQWRRTEQNRAKPVDLHVVLLDDTIFLLHRQDEKYLLKFINTNQANSVLSPIVKVSTVLVRHNAVDKNSLYLVNTSQNGAQIYELVAASPSERKLWCKHISEAAEAYKARDKQGRRPTPPTTLPEEPGPTIEDPVSTEHDNIPDKTEQEQELELEPKDPAQDTSVEQEGETPNNTPTPDSSMLEQTKQQQQSPPAQQQQQQQQQPQQQQQQQQQQQQQQQHPPESSTAGIGEPLRMVTCTQVSLIDPLEVHIEVPPVHVAEPVLTPIECLRRKDEIIKQALIEKQLLVADILNIPKEDFEHVADMASEPSSIEKEPAELILAAISQANQLVGMLNSVLNVSETETVLASRGSSVLTTPPNCEATGCPSPRMHLHPQQPAVPVATLQPICHSLTSQLSQLLEIIKERDEERERLRKELRRSRERLHALDVDIQRREFSETCTTSNQTQTEPGDILNKESSVDDSTRDEFVDARGECETNDEAEHTEHETETEVMGDSVG
- the Rhogef2 gene encoding rho guanine nucleotide exchange factor 2 isoform X5; amino-acid sequence: MKTPTTYDLRQAWKKARARPCSASTQVVLTVQQKPVATSSVATTATGLQVGLAGGQHQRPVSLSASTTMVSPSQPATFLHRASTAPAGAQCNARITGPQPVDHEKKRQLETQRVHTFQLMLEKEQSYVDKLRSELAKAGTGSGNVNIVTLQAELAGAERRVRTLQEQLTAITTNEQGANLGSSNSLNKHQRTKSSPEQLGTTTISPSEASRRLIASESMNDLSPPRHVRHSDIDIDEIPHITPPGTPPPPYPVASPGNDTSNSTINDTLLNESIPGLPTLQQPIMSMEDDDMSDQEVGQLEDHGPFKSLSRLWEHHAHLAVFINYVLSNSDPSSLLFYLVTDLYKEGNAKEMRKWAYEIHSSFLVPGAPLRLHNVDENVAHEIDDVLLKESDKEEILRKIFWKARIRAKEELNEQLADFQQKRTAGLGTLFGPSDTHLDESISDKTRETKIIETYLLPKMEPYLDDIEKEHVDLRQFTTAAGLATILTKIFQVRPVSLDRVPTFVAKDKSNLKARLLTGKTRKMTIRGHHFVAHQYFTITYCNHCQLIIGGIGPQGYLCSDCSLSVHRQCVRVVEENCPGPLVRKERGNDRISKLMERIRPERKPPSSHHHHHSQNHMLHVDKVKKSEEDGGALTDGENGEVRGGGVAGNARSSSERGRISAYSGASDHADNMDNPSSREDISEMVQQHISSKPKTSNINRSESYKERIHHKRQLREKRKTSDPNLSKTKAGFSDCEPSGTFPGNSAGSSSNSSLSTRSLDSPSTSLEQVHPATSAANTSTSWDSDVDVEPDPPDWSQGVAEDVLARLSDAEKKRQEVINELFHTERSHVRALRVLSYVFHKPLLESQVLPLDQIQLLFSNLDEMVTIHSRFNQSMKRKKKENPCVGDVGELLLDMFDGESGEAFERAASTYCAKQQVALDALRDRRRRDPKLNSFLNEIEANPLCRRLQLKDHIVTGMLRLTKYPLLFENLAKYTPESNEKERAAVLRNLDRSKEILSRVNQAVREAEDYQRLAEIQRTIDRSAFDKFDHPTVQEFKNLDITKRKLIYEGPLQWRRTEQNRAKPVDLHVVLLDDTIFLLHRQDEKYLLKFINTNQANSVLSPIVKVSTVLVRHNAVDKNSLYLVNTSQNGAQIYELVAASPSERKLWCKHISEAAEAYKARDKQGRRPTPPTTLPEEPGPTIEDPVSTEHDNIPDKTEQEQELELEPKDPAQDTSVEQEGETPNNTPTPDSSMLEQTKQQQQSPPAQQQQQQQQQPQQQQQQQQQQQQQQQHPPESSTAGIGEPLRMVTCTQVSLIDPLEVHIEVPPVHVAEPVLTPIECLRRKDEIIKQALIEKQLLVADILNIPKEDFEHVADMASEPSSIEKEPAELILAAISQANQLVGMLNSVLNVSETETVLASRGSSVLTTPPNCEATGCPSPRMHLHPQQPAVPVATLQPICHSLTSQLSQLLEIIKERDEERERLRKELRRSRERLHALDVDIQRREFSETCTTSNQTQTEPGDILNKESSVDDSTRDEFVDARGECETNDEAEHTEHETETEVMGDSVG